A single region of the Lacipirellulaceae bacterium genome encodes:
- a CDS encoding IS630 family transposase, with the protein MPGLAGPASDSKKKTLIAQEQDREDVALKRRQWFASQDSLDPDRVVFLDETWAKTNMTRTYGRSEQGSRLVEKTPCGRWETTTFLGAIRASGFVAPLCVEGAINGRLFKAWVEQHLAGELREGDVVVMDNLSSHKVSGVVQAIEATGAEVRYLPPYSPDLNPIELAFSKFKRRLRDGARRTQERLVELCGQVLELFTETEIRNYFRHCGYRYE; encoded by the coding sequence TTGCCGGGCCTTGCAGGCCCTGCGTCTGACTCGAAAAAAAAGACGCTCATCGCCCAAGAACAAGACCGCGAAGATGTCGCGTTAAAACGTCGACAGTGGTTCGCTTCACAAGACTCTCTGGATCCTGATCGTGTGGTGTTTCTCGACGAGACGTGGGCCAAGACCAATATGACGCGGACCTATGGTCGGAGTGAGCAAGGTTCGCGTTTGGTCGAGAAGACGCCCTGCGGTCGATGGGAAACAACGACCTTCCTCGGGGCGATCCGCGCTAGCGGTTTCGTGGCTCCGCTGTGCGTCGAGGGGGCGATCAACGGTCGGCTCTTTAAGGCTTGGGTGGAACAGCACCTGGCAGGTGAACTTCGTGAGGGAGACGTGGTAGTGATGGACAACCTCTCTAGTCACAAGGTGAGCGGCGTTGTCCAGGCGATCGAAGCCACCGGCGCCGAGGTGCGTTACTTGCCGCCGTATTCTCCCGACCTCAACCCGATTGAGCTGGCGTTCAGCAAATTCAAACGTCGGCTACGAGACGGCGCACGAAGAACCCAAGAAAGGCTCGTTGAACTCTGCGGACAAGTCCTCGAACTCTTCACCGAAACCGAGATCCGAAACTACTTTCGACATTGTGGGTACCGCTACGAATAG
- a CDS encoding vitamin K epoxide reductase family protein: MPTRSKALAATIFLLALVATGVAGYLTWTTWNSTAVVGCTGDAGLDCDSVLSSQWAKWLGVPVSLFGCFTYLLIAMTSWPAAMRKPRLAPTLLFALSLLAAGSGLWFIGLQVLVVKSFCVYCLAVHSCGLVIVVLTLLLVVGTQEERELGYWMTGDGELMDEGLGLARTFLTACGFAATGLATLMLGQVLAPPPAMTLETDFEFAELDELDEPDDVVEPEETPETTAAEEPQQESLSESPDDSREEAEPEIVPDVVVTDEEPAALENSDFGDDEDDDLFAEFGDAELDGTGESDNSESDQESEASADSNYIRPRQPKRLMKFRGLRALLDVRDMPVVGDGEGKFIVVEMLDYTCKHCRHLHEFVHASLDRYDNLGFVIYHTPLNKACNSHVTKVSEKTKHACDYAQLAIGVWLLEPEKFPEFHEYLMTGEKPPTIIEARRRARDLVGDEVFLDESLQEEISRRLRRQGNGLFAIKTGLPVIMLDRGYIRGTPKTKEQWFGFLEENVGVERDAK, translated from the coding sequence ATGCCAACCCGTTCAAAAGCCCTTGCCGCCACCATCTTTCTGCTCGCCCTGGTGGCGACTGGAGTCGCGGGGTATTTGACGTGGACGACTTGGAACTCCACCGCAGTCGTCGGTTGCACGGGGGATGCCGGGCTGGATTGTGACTCAGTGTTGAGTAGCCAGTGGGCGAAGTGGCTCGGCGTGCCGGTCAGCTTGTTTGGGTGTTTTACCTATTTGCTTATCGCGATGACTTCTTGGCCTGCTGCGATGCGAAAACCGCGATTGGCGCCGACGCTGCTGTTTGCGCTCAGCTTACTCGCTGCCGGCTCGGGGCTGTGGTTCATTGGACTGCAAGTTTTGGTTGTGAAGAGCTTTTGCGTGTACTGCTTGGCGGTTCACTCTTGTGGTTTAGTGATTGTGGTTCTCACTCTGCTGCTGGTCGTTGGAACTCAGGAAGAGCGGGAACTCGGCTACTGGATGACCGGCGATGGCGAGTTAATGGACGAAGGCCTGGGCCTCGCACGCACTTTCCTCACCGCTTGCGGTTTCGCCGCAACCGGCCTAGCGACGTTGATGCTCGGGCAAGTCCTCGCTCCGCCACCGGCGATGACCTTGGAAACGGATTTCGAATTCGCCGAGCTGGACGAGCTGGACGAGCCGGACGATGTTGTTGAGCCAGAAGAAACACCAGAAACAACTGCTGCCGAAGAGCCACAGCAGGAATCGTTGTCGGAATCTCCCGATGACTCGCGTGAGGAAGCAGAGCCGGAGATCGTCCCCGACGTGGTTGTTACCGATGAGGAGCCGGCGGCTCTCGAGAATTCAGACTTCGGAGACGACGAGGATGACGATCTGTTCGCGGAGTTTGGCGATGCCGAGCTTGACGGCACCGGTGAAAGTGACAACTCAGAGAGCGATCAAGAGAGCGAAGCGTCCGCGGACAGCAATTATATCCGTCCTAGGCAGCCAAAACGGCTGATGAAGTTCCGCGGCTTGCGGGCGTTGCTCGACGTGCGAGACATGCCGGTGGTCGGCGATGGCGAGGGGAAGTTTATTGTTGTCGAGATGCTCGACTACACGTGTAAGCACTGCCGCCATTTGCACGAGTTTGTGCACGCCTCGCTCGATCGATACGACAATTTGGGCTTCGTGATCTACCACACGCCGCTCAACAAAGCGTGCAATTCTCACGTCACCAAGGTGAGTGAAAAGACGAAACACGCCTGTGACTACGCCCAACTTGCCATCGGCGTCTGGCTGCTGGAGCCTGAGAAATTCCCCGAGTTCCACGAGTACCTGATGACCGGCGAGAAGCCCCCGACCATAATCGAGGCCCGCCGCAGGGCGCGTGATTTAGTGGGTGACGAAGTGTTTCTCGACGAGTCGCTGCAAGAAGAAATCAGTCGCCGCCTCCGCCGCCAAGGCAACGGCCTGTTCGCCATCAAGACGGGGCTGCCCGTGATCATGCTCGACCGCGGCTACATCCGCGGTACACCGAAGACGAAGGAGCAGTGGTTTGGGTTTTTGGAGGAGAATGTGGGGGTGGAGCGTGATGCGAAATAG
- the recA gene encoding recombinase RecA, producing MAGSPELKNTVAAIEKQFGEGSIMPLGADKVRRIEGIPTGSLSLDIALGGQGIPRGRIIEVYGPESSGKTTLALHVVSEAQKAGGIAAFIDAEHALDPTWAKKLGVDLETLLVSQPSHGEEAMHITEMLVKSNAVDIIIVDSVAALVPKKELDGEIGDSHVGLQARLMSQSMRKLTGAIAKSKTSVIFINQIREKIGVMFGSPETTPGGRALKFYCSCRIDVRRIGALKDGEDVVGQRVRAKIVKNKVAPPFRVAEFDMMHTNGISYEGDILDLGAEQKVVQRSGAWFRYGEMQLGQGKEKARIFLKENPEIAEEIRQKVLAAGGFNDLLTAPTNNGEADSEEA from the coding sequence ATGGCGGGTAGCCCCGAGTTGAAGAACACTGTCGCCGCGATTGAAAAGCAGTTTGGCGAAGGCTCGATCATGCCGCTTGGGGCCGACAAGGTCCGCCGCATTGAGGGCATCCCCACCGGCAGTCTGTCGCTCGACATTGCCCTCGGCGGGCAGGGGATTCCACGGGGACGAATCATCGAAGTCTACGGTCCGGAATCCAGCGGTAAAACGACGCTCGCCTTGCATGTCGTTTCGGAAGCCCAAAAGGCGGGCGGCATTGCGGCGTTCATTGACGCAGAACACGCACTCGATCCGACCTGGGCGAAAAAGCTTGGTGTTGACCTCGAGACCTTGCTCGTGAGCCAACCGAGCCACGGCGAAGAAGCAATGCACATCACCGAGATGCTGGTGAAGAGCAACGCCGTAGACATCATCATCGTTGACTCGGTTGCGGCGCTCGTTCCCAAGAAAGAACTCGATGGTGAAATCGGCGACTCGCACGTCGGCCTGCAAGCTCGACTGATGAGCCAGTCAATGCGGAAGCTCACCGGTGCGATCGCCAAGAGTAAGACCTCGGTGATCTTCATTAACCAAATCCGCGAGAAGATCGGCGTGATGTTCGGCAGTCCTGAAACCACTCCTGGTGGTCGGGCCCTCAAGTTCTACTGTTCTTGCCGCATTGATGTCCGTCGCATTGGTGCACTCAAGGATGGCGAAGACGTGGTCGGCCAACGCGTGCGAGCGAAAATTGTCAAGAATAAGGTTGCTCCACCATTCCGCGTCGCTGAGTTCGACATGATGCATACCAACGGCATCAGCTATGAGGGGGACATTCTTGATCTCGGTGCCGAACAGAAGGTTGTCCAGCGAAGCGGCGCTTGGTTTCGCTACGGAGAGATGCAGTTGGGGCAAGGGAAAGAAAAGGCCCGCATCTTCCTTAAGGAGAATCCCGAGATCGCCGAAGAGATCCGTCAGAAAGTCCTGGCCGCGGGTGGATTTAACGATCTGCTAACCGCCCCGACCAATAACGGTGAAGCAGACTCAGAAGAGGCTTAG